In a single window of the Methanocaldococcus sp. genome:
- a CDS encoding DNA topoisomerase IV subunit A, with product MVKLPSISKKPREIAKQKIIELAKKMYDDLMKGKRPKITMPIRSLSNAVFDRKKGSFTLVGKEKVRTLTVNQAKIFAQTAKMLEFAKQLLESDDFSTLREAYYVSKNWGEARFDDQQASNNVIEDLEATLGVLREHLGFIPEEDGSAVVGPLKIIEETPEGELVVDCTKLGTGAYNIPNDVTKLNLETNADFVLAIETSGMFARLNAERFWDKHNCILVSLKGVPARATRRFIKRLNEEHDLPVLVFTDGDPYGYLNIYRTLKVGSGKAIHLADKLSIPAARLIGVTPQDIIDYDLPTHPLKEQDIKRIKDGLKNDDFVRSFPEWQKALKQMLDMGVRAEQQSLAKYGLKYVVNTYLPEKIKDESTWLP from the coding sequence ATGGTAAAACTTCCTTCTATTTCTAAAAAACCAAGAGAAATTGCAAAACAAAAAATTATTGAATTAGCTAAAAAAATGTATGATGACTTAATGAAAGGTAAAAGGCCAAAAATAACAATGCCAATAAGAAGTTTATCTAATGCTGTATTTGATAGAAAAAAGGGTTCATTTACTTTGGTAGGTAAAGAGAAGGTAAGAACTTTAACTGTAAATCAGGCAAAAATCTTTGCTCAAACTGCAAAAATGTTAGAATTTGCTAAACAATTATTAGAATCTGATGATTTTTCTACTCTAAGAGAGGCTTATTATGTTTCAAAAAACTGGGGTGAAGCGAGATTTGATGATCAGCAAGCATCAAACAATGTTATTGAAGATTTAGAGGCAACTTTAGGGGTATTGAGAGAACATCTTGGATTTATTCCAGAGGAGGATGGTTCCGCAGTTGTAGGGCCTTTAAAAATTATTGAAGAAACTCCTGAGGGAGAATTGGTTGTAGATTGTACAAAATTAGGAACTGGAGCATATAATATTCCAAACGATGTAACTAAGTTAAATCTTGAAACCAATGCTGACTTTGTATTAGCTATTGAAACATCTGGTATGTTTGCGAGATTAAACGCTGAAAGATTTTGGGATAAACATAACTGTATATTGGTTTCTTTAAAAGGAGTTCCAGCAAGAGCTACAAGAAGATTCATAAAAAGGCTTAACGAAGAACACGATTTACCAGTTTTAGTATTCACTGATGGAGATCCTTATGGATATTTAAACATATATAGAACTTTAAAAGTAGGTAGTGGTAAAGCAATACATTTGGCAGATAAACTTTCAATTCCTGCGGCAAGATTAATAGGTGTAACTCCTCAAGATATTATTGATTATGATTTGCCAACACATCCTTTAAAGGAGCAAGATATTAAGAGAATAAAAGATGGTTTAAAGAATGATGATTTCGTAAGAAGTTTTCCAGAATGGCAGAAGGCATTAAAACAAATGCTTGATATGGGTGTAAGAGCAGAACAACAATCTTTAGCAAAATATGGATTAAAGTATGTAGTAAATACTTACTTACCAGAAAAAATTAAAGATGAGAGTACTTGGCTACCTTAA
- the ftsZ gene encoding cell division protein FtsZ has protein sequence MKFLKKILDEENKFEGVNESEFSPEDKELYKYLQETKAKITVVGCGGAGNNTITRLKLEGIEGAKTIAINTDAQQLIRTKADKKILIGKKLTRGLGAGGNPKIGEEAAKESAEEIKAAIQDSDMVFITCGLGGGTGTGSAPVVAEIAKKIGALTVAVVTLPFEMEGKIRMKNAMEGLERLKQHTDTLVVIPNEKLFEIVPNMPLKLAFKVADEVLINAVKGLVELITKDGLINVDFADVKAVMSDGGLAMIGIGESDSEKRAKEAINMALNSPLLDVDIDGATGALIHVMGPEDLTLEEAKEVVATVSSRLDPNATIIWGATIDEKLENTVKVLLVVTGVQSRIEFGETGIKRKKTELLNIPKI, from the coding sequence GTGAAATTTTTGAAAAAAATATTAGATGAAGAAAATAAGTTTGAAGGAGTTAATGAATCAGAGTTTTCTCCCGAAGACAAGGAGTTATATAAATATTTGCAGGAGACTAAAGCTAAAATAACAGTTGTAGGTTGTGGAGGAGCAGGAAATAACACAATTACAAGATTAAAATTAGAAGGAATAGAAGGAGCTAAAACTATTGCGATTAATACAGATGCTCAACAGTTAATAAGGACTAAGGCAGATAAAAAAATATTAATTGGTAAAAAATTAACAAGAGGTTTAGGAGCAGGAGGTAATCCAAAAATTGGTGAAGAAGCGGCAAAAGAAAGCGCTGAAGAAATTAAAGCGGCAATTCAAGATTCCGATATGGTATTTATAACCTGTGGATTAGGTGGAGGAACAGGGACAGGATCAGCTCCAGTAGTTGCAGAAATAGCCAAAAAAATTGGAGCATTAACTGTAGCAGTAGTTACTCTACCTTTTGAAATGGAGGGTAAAATTAGAATGAAAAATGCTATGGAAGGATTAGAAAGATTAAAACAACATACTGATACATTAGTTGTAATACCTAACGAAAAGTTATTTGAAATCGTTCCAAATATGCCTTTAAAATTAGCATTTAAAGTGGCTGATGAAGTTTTAATCAACGCCGTAAAAGGGTTAGTAGAATTAATAACCAAAGATGGGTTAATTAATGTGGACTTTGCCGATGTAAAGGCAGTTATGAGCGATGGAGGCTTAGCGATGATTGGAATCGGGGAAAGTGATAGTGAAAAGAGAGCTAAAGAAGCTATAAATATGGCACTAAACTCTCCACTGTTAGATGTAGATATAGATGGAGCTACAGGGGCTTTAATTCATGTTATGGGTCCAGAGGACTTAACATTGGAAGAGGCAAAAGAAGTAGTAGCCACAGTGTCTTCAAGATTAGATCCTAACGCTACAATAATTTGGGGAGCTACTATTGACGAAAAATTAGAGAATACAGTTAAAGTTTTATTAGTAGTTACAGGAGTTCAATCAAGAATTGAGTTTGGAGAAACTGGAATTAAAAGAAAAAAGACAGAGTTATTGAATATCCCAAAAATTTAA
- a CDS encoding protein translocase SEC61 complex subunit gamma, whose translation MNIDIDINKKIDEFKEFLEECKRVWLVIKKPTMEEYINVAKITALGITLLGVIGYIIHVPATYIKNIIKPPSTPNV comes from the coding sequence ATGAATATAGATATTGATATTAATAAAAAAATAGATGAATTTAAGGAATTTCTTGAAGAGTGTAAAAGAGTTTGGTTAGTAATTAAAAAACCTACAATGGAAGAATATATAAATGTTGCTAAAATTACAGCATTGGGAATAACATTATTAGGTGTAATTGGTTACATAATCCATGTCCCTGCGACATATATTAAAAATATAATAAAACCTCCAAGCACTCCAAATGTATAA
- a CDS encoding transcription elongation factor Spt5 — translation MIFAVRTMVGQEKNIAELMASRAEKEQLNVYSILATESLKGYVLVEAETKGDVEELIKRMPRVRGIVPGAIAIEEIEPLLTPKKIIENIEKGDVVEIIAGPFKGERAKVIRVDKNKEEVTLELENAMVPIPITLSVEGVKIVSKHKD, via the coding sequence ATGATTTTTGCTGTAAGAACTATGGTTGGTCAGGAGAAAAATATTGCTGAATTAATGGCAAGTAGAGCTGAAAAGGAGCAATTAAATGTTTATTCAATATTGGCTACTGAGTCTTTAAAAGGGTATGTATTAGTTGAGGCAGAAACAAAAGGGGATGTAGAAGAATTAATAAAAAGAATGCCAAGAGTTAGAGGAATAGTTCCTGGAGCTATAGCCATTGAAGAAATAGAGCCATTACTAACTCCAAAGAAAATTATTGAAAATATTGAGAAAGGAGATGTTGTTGAAATTATTGCAGGTCCTTTTAAAGGAGAAAGGGCTAAGGTTATTAGAGTAGATAAAAATAAAGAGGAAGTTACATTAGAACTTGAAAATGCTATGGTTCCAATTCCAATAACATTATCTGTTGAAGGTGTTAAGATAGTTTCAAAACATAAAGATTAA
- a CDS encoding 50S ribosomal protein L11 yields the protein MAKEVVEVLITGGKATAGPPLGPAIGPLGVNVMQVVKEINEKTKDYEGMQVPVKIIVDTETRKFEIEVGIPPTTALIKKELGIETAAHEPRHEVVGNLTLEQVIKIAKMKMDSMLSYTLKNAVKEVLGTCGSMGVTVEGKDPKEVQKEIDAGVYDEYFKEDEKSKQKE from the coding sequence ATGGCTAAGGAAGTTGTAGAAGTTTTAATTACTGGTGGTAAGGCAACAGCAGGGCCACCATTAGGACCAGCAATTGGTCCTTTAGGAGTTAATGTTATGCAGGTTGTCAAAGAGATTAACGAAAAAACTAAAGACTATGAGGGAATGCAAGTTCCTGTTAAAATTATAGTAGATACTGAAACAAGAAAATTCGAGATTGAGGTTGGAATTCCTCCAACAACCGCTCTAATAAAAAAAGAGTTAGGTATAGAAACAGCAGCTCACGAACCAAGACACGAAGTCGTTGGTAACTTAACATTAGAGCAAGTTATTAAAATTGCAAAAATGAAAATGGATTCAATGTTATCATACACTTTAAAGAATGCTGTAAAAGAAGTTTTAGGAACTTGTGGCTCTATGGGAGTAACGGTTGAAGGAAAAGATCCTAAAGAAGTTCAAAAAGAAATTGACGCTGGAGTATATGATGAATATTTTAAAGAAGATGAAAAATCTAAACAAAAAGAATAA
- a CDS encoding phosphatase PAP2 family protein, which yields MDLYAVATEMVKNYGYIGIFIISFTEAFIQPIPPDIFIISAPFFGLNPIISAIVASIGITLGGLFGYYLGYKLGHPIFVKLFGEKYLQKGEEFFNKYGAYGIILAGFTPIPYKVVAWLSGIFEIRILIFTIATVIGRAPRFLIEAFFGNMLNNNINKLYNLNIYFFYLINTHYNYILDIIMLLISKTVYPIVFITTTLIYLKNRKLGLRLVFALFLSVLIAYFLKYFINEPRPYLVLNNIHLLCYEGYEPSFPSGHTTLSFTLATSILLNYSKKIGIIFLIWAILVGYSRVYVGVHYPFDVIGGLIIGIFCGYLTKLNIEKYIERLKLIDIWGKIKKKS from the coding sequence GTGGATTTATATGCAGTTGCCACAGAAATGGTAAAAAATTATGGATACATTGGAATATTTATAATATCATTTACAGAGGCATTTATTCAACCAATTCCTCCAGACATTTTTATAATAAGTGCTCCTTTTTTTGGATTAAATCCTATAATATCAGCAATTGTTGCTTCAATTGGAATTACTTTAGGAGGATTATTTGGCTATTACTTAGGATACAAATTAGGACATCCAATATTTGTAAAACTTTTTGGAGAGAAGTATTTACAGAAAGGGGAGGAGTTTTTTAATAAATATGGGGCTTATGGAATAATTTTGGCAGGATTTACTCCGATACCTTACAAAGTTGTTGCGTGGCTCTCTGGAATCTTTGAAATTAGAATATTGATATTTACGATAGCAACAGTTATTGGTAGAGCTCCAAGATTTTTAATTGAGGCATTTTTTGGGAATATGCTAAATAATAATATAAATAAGTTATACAACCTTAATATTTATTTCTTTTATTTAATAAATACACACTATAATTATATATTAGATATTATTATGCTACTTATCTCTAAGACAGTGTATCCCATAGTTTTTATAACTACGACTTTAATCTATTTAAAAAATAGAAAGTTAGGATTAAGGTTAGTATTTGCCTTATTTTTATCTGTATTAATAGCATATTTTTTAAAGTATTTTATAAACGAGCCGAGGCCTTACTTAGTTTTAAATAATATACATCTTCTATGTTACGAAGGTTATGAGCCAAGTTTTCCAAGTGGACATACGACTTTATCTTTTACTTTGGCAACGTCTATACTATTAAACTACTCAAAAAAAATAGGAATTATATTTTTAATTTGGGCCATTCTTGTAGGTTACAGTAGAGTTTATGTAGGTGTTCATTATCCTTTCGATGTTATTGGTGGTTTAATAATTGGAATATTTTGCGGATATTTAACAAAACTTAATATAGAAAAATATATAGAAAGATTAAAATTAATTGATATATGGGGAAAAATAAAAAAGAAAAGTTAA
- the cas6 gene encoding CRISPR-associated endoribonuclease Cas6, with the protein MRMELELQTDNFTVIPYNHQYYLASAIYNKIHSANPKYAEKLHNYQKFKFFTFSLLQIRRRVIRKEGIETIDGKAYLYISSPKNEFIENFVEGLLEDGELRVGKINFYVKRAKILPIPKKFNILKTISPIYLKTVIPTEDNKLKTYDLLPNSSKFYENLKNNLKKKYEAFYNEKCSLDFEFEVLKYKPKRMKLKENVYCRCSEMVFKVWGDYELIKFGYECGFGEKNSLGFGMVVNIDK; encoded by the coding sequence ATGAGAATGGAGTTGGAATTACAAACAGATAATTTTACAGTTATTCCTTATAATCACCAGTATTATTTAGCGTCAGCAATATACAATAAAATTCACTCTGCAAACCCAAAATATGCAGAGAAATTACATAACTATCAAAAATTTAAATTTTTTACATTTTCTTTGTTACAAATTAGAAGGAGAGTTATTAGAAAGGAGGGAATAGAAACTATTGATGGAAAGGCATATCTTTATATTTCCTCACCAAAAAATGAATTTATAGAGAACTTTGTTGAGGGTTTATTGGAAGATGGAGAGTTAAGAGTTGGAAAAATAAACTTTTATGTAAAAAGAGCGAAAATTTTACCAATTCCTAAAAAGTTTAACATTTTAAAAACAATATCTCCAATATATTTAAAAACTGTAATCCCAACAGAGGACAATAAGTTAAAAACATATGATTTGCTTCCAAATTCTTCAAAATTTTATGAAAATTTAAAAAATAATTTAAAGAAAAAATATGAAGCATTTTATAATGAAAAATGCTCCTTAGATTTTGAATTTGAAGTTTTAAAATATAAACCTAAAAGAATGAAATTAAAGGAAAATGTCTATTGTAGATGTTCTGAAATGGTGTTTAAGGTTTGGGGAGATTATGAACTAATAAAATTTGGTTATGAGTGTGGATTTGGAGAGAAAAACAGTTTAGGATTTGGAATGGTTGTAAATATTGATAAATAA
- the csa3 gene encoding CRISPR-associated CARF protein Csa3, translated as MTTHIINIGFHAEHIYKPIAEYGAKKVILVYSKDKEEYVKEDDLKKVDEALKKAKELCNMLGIECEEVKINGIEFEKNVEILRDIIKKEDNKVIVNITGGRKITSLALLYASLYEFQKVDKIVYVHKKRIIELPKIAHPYNLTKFERKILASLNEGEKTITELAKEFNVSLPAIIKYVNSLESKGLIKTEKIGRKRIIKLI; from the coding sequence ATGACAACGCACATAATAAACATAGGGTTTCACGCTGAGCATATTTATAAACCAATTGCTGAGTATGGTGCAAAAAAAGTAATTCTTGTATATTCAAAAGATAAAGAAGAATATGTTAAAGAAGATGATTTAAAAAAAGTTGATGAGGCCTTAAAAAAAGCAAAAGAGTTATGCAATATGCTGGGAATTGAATGTGAAGAGGTAAAAATAAATGGGATAGAGTTTGAGAAAAATGTTGAGATATTAAGGGATATTATAAAAAAAGAGGATAATAAAGTTATTGTAAATATAACTGGTGGTAGAAAAATAACATCTCTCGCTTTACTCTATGCCTCATTATATGAATTCCAAAAAGTAGATAAAATAGTTTATGTGCATAAAAAGAGGATTATAGAACTCCCAAAAATAGCACATCCATACAATTTAACAAAATTTGAAAGAAAAATTTTAGCATCATTAAATGAGGGAGAGAAGACAATAACTGAGTTGGCAAAAGAGTTTAATGTTTCTCTACCAGCAATTATAAAGTATGTAAATTCATTAGAAAGTAAAGGATTAATAAAAACTGAAAAAATAGGCAGAAAAAGAATAATTAAATTAATTTAA